Proteins from a single region of Dasypus novemcinctus isolate mDasNov1 chromosome 16, mDasNov1.1.hap2, whole genome shotgun sequence:
- the LOC101411617 gene encoding olfactory receptor 14A16-like translates to MNNFTLENTFFLMGFSEVREIQILHAVLFLVIYLQALLGNLLIIILISKDHRLHTPMYYFLKNMSFLDLCFISITVPKSITNSLTNHNTISYLGCVSQVFFFFFLASTEVALLTVMSYDRYVAICHPLQYEIIMNHGACVQMAASSWVSGGLNAILHTASTFSKPFCGSLYVRQFFCDVPQILYLACSNNIAELVVIGLNFVLDIVCFVFIDISYINIFSTVLRMPSRESRSKAFSTCLPHLLVVTLFISSAFFAYLRPLPKSPSGWDLLVSVFYTVVPPTMNPLIYSLRNKDMKTALRKLLMNRHCSSNWKS, encoded by the coding sequence ATGAACAACTTCACCTTGGAGAACACATTCTTCCTCATGGGGTTTTCTGAAGTTCGGGAGATCCAGATTTTACATGCTGTATTGTTTTTGGTAATTTACTTACAAGCCCTACTAGGAAATCTTCTCATCATTATTCTCATCAGCAAGGATCATCGGCTACATACCCCCATGTACTACTTCCTGAAAAACATGTCCTTTCTGGATCTCTGCTTCATTTCCATCACTGTCCCCAAATCCATCACTAACTCTCTGACTAATCATAACACAATCTCATACTTGGGGTGTGTTTcacaagtttttttctttttcttcttggccTCTACAGAAGTAGCTCTCCTCACAGTcatgtcctatgaccgctatgttgcCATCTGCCACCCACTCCAATATGAAATCATCATGAACCATGGGGCCTGTGTGCAAATGGCTGCTTCTTCATGGGTCAGTGGAGGTCTCAATGCAATTCTGCACACAGCTTCCACCTTCTCAAAACCATTTTGTGGGTCTCTTTATGTTCGTCAGTTCTTCTGTGATGTTCCCCAAATCCTTTATCTTGCCTGTTCTAATAACATAGCAGAATTAGTAGTCATTGGGCTCAATTTTGTATTAGATAttgtctgttttgtgtttattGACATTTCTTATATTAATATCTTCTCCACTGTGCTGAGGATGCCATCAAGAGAGAGCAGATCCAAAGCTTTCTCCACATGCCTGCCTCACCTCCTTGTTGTAACTTTGTTTATCTCATCTGCATTTTTTGCCTATTTAAGGCCACTTCCCAAATCTCCATCAGGTTGGGACTTGCTGGTGTCCGTGTTCTATACTGTGGTTCCCCCCACCATGAATCCCCTAATCTATAGTCTAAGAAATAAAGATATGAAGACTGCACTAAGAAAACTGCTAATGAACAGACATTGTTCTTCAAATTGGAAAAGTTGA